DNA from Microvirga ossetica:
CAAGCTCAAACGAATGGATGACAAATCAACACCTCTTGGTCTCAATCAGCTTCAGGATCTTGGCGGCTGCCGCGCGGTCATGAATACTATGGATGACGTAGATGCCTTAGTGTGTGCAATTCGCGAGTGGTTTCCTCACGAATGTCGCGGAGAGAATGACTATATCCGTCAGGCTAAGTCTGATGGCTACCGCTGCCACCACCTCAAGTACGCCTACAAAGGTAAAGGAGCGACTACCGTCTACGAAGGGCGCCGAATTGAACTCCAAGTTCGAACCGTGCTGCAGCACTCTTGGGCAACTGCGGTCGAAGCTGTAGGATTGTTTAGAGGCGAGGAGTTAAAATCTGGAAAGGGAAGTGATGAGTGGCTACGGCTGTTCCAACTCATGTCCTCTGAGTTCGCGGTAGCAGAACGATGCGATCCAGCGATAGGTATGCTCAGTAGCCGACAACGTATGCGAGAATTAAAAGAGCTAAATAAGGCTCTCGGCGCTGTGAAGGTACTCGATGATCTAAGTCACGCAGTGCACTGGGCCACGGATGCGATTACGCCGCACAATCGTCCAGCCTACTATCTCATCAGCTATGACAATGAGACGAGACAGGTGACTGTCTCACCTTACTTCAAAACACATTATGCAATCGCCGGGTACGAGAGTGCAGAGAGCCTTGACAACATTAGTGGGCTCGACACAACCAACGTCGTACTCGTCGAAGCCGATAAAGTTGATAACTTAACACGTGCCTATCCGAACTATTTCGGCGATGTTCAGCTTTTCAAGATGCAATTGAATGCGCTTGTGCACGGTCATCCGGTTAGTGAATTTAAGATAGCGCTTCAACAGCGTACAATACAAAAGCCGCGGGAGAATCCTGATGCCAGCTGGATTGGGCGGCGCGGATTGTGGGTTGAACCTGTGCGCAAATCTATTAATCCGAAGAAGGACAGCGGCGGCTAATACTCTTATCGGCTAAAAACATAACCAGTTTTTCAACTAATTATGTTCTCGCTTTGTTCTTGACAATAGTCTCAACCTCGGCTATACCCTTGCCTAAGATCTGCTCCTGCACGAGGGGCGCGCTCGCGAGGCGTCGCAGTGTGGGAGCAGGCACGGTCCCGTGACAGGTCTCGCACCCCTGTCGACGGGAGGCCCAGGCTGCGTGCTGCTGAATAGGGATTGGTCCCAGGCCCCCGCTGACGTTGCGGTTCCCGCCTGGCGCAGTCGCCGAACCGGCACCGCCTGTCCGCCTAAAAAAGCCGTGCGCGACAGAGCAGTTCGGCTCATCGCATAA
Protein-coding regions in this window:
- a CDS encoding RelA/SpoT domain-containing protein; protein product: MRASLGYHIRHRNLNGFTAARLKRMQAIRRKLKRMDDKSTPLGLNQLQDLGGCRAVMNTMDDVDALVCAIREWFPHECRGENDYIRQAKSDGYRCHHLKYAYKGKGATTVYEGRRIELQVRTVLQHSWATAVEAVGLFRGEELKSGKGSDEWLRLFQLMSSEFAVAERCDPAIGMLSSRQRMRELKELNKALGAVKVLDDLSHAVHWATDAITPHNRPAYYLISYDNETRQVTVSPYFKTHYAIAGYESAESLDNISGLDTTNVVLVEADKVDNLTRAYPNYFGDVQLFKMQLNALVHGHPVSEFKIALQQRTIQKPRENPDASWIGRRGLWVEPVRKSINPKKDSGG